A region from the Hylaeus volcanicus isolate JK05 chromosome 6, UHH_iyHylVolc1.0_haploid, whole genome shotgun sequence genome encodes:
- the LOC128878658 gene encoding prolactin regulatory element-binding protein isoform X2, whose product MPSRRNNCGLLARVNFPLYTLQMLTSRHILVGGGGGSSKTGVANGFEIFELSHNGSQFVAEEVTRHETGPSVVMNCTAYTDGKRTWIAAGQESHCQLYNVNTKVVTVENGKVIKGSNDSTKDGVRHRKGSEKTEETLREKIEEIKDDNSNIKSKKLQLKVKPADSVQTDFSEDEPLQRIVRISLNGKFMATGGTDCHVRLWKFPQLHKIHNLEAHTKEIDDIDFSPDSTLVASIAKDGKAFLWNVSSGAKDKELTWSPPDGLKYMYKRCRFRKLEEAKSKTQLFMLSNAVVGKNPSFLQMWDIDSGSIVKTVPYKETLSALAVSDDGKFVAVGTMFSGSVDIYVAFSLRRALHVPGAHSMFVTGLEFLPTKLDGPAITSNTETAVVSISVDNKICIHSIPFRHTLPFWFVIVLIILSVCGAFIFCSYLGI is encoded by the exons ATGCCATCCAGAAGAAACAACTGTGGCCTTCTGGCCAGGGTGAACTTTCCCCTGTACACATTACAAATGCTGACGAGCAGGCACATTCTCGTTGGCGGCGGTGGAGGTTCATCGAAAACAGGGGTAGCCAATGGGTTT GAAATATTTGAGTTGTCTCACAATGGATCACAGTTTGTCGCAGAAGAAGTGACCAGACACGAAACAGGTCCCAGTGTTGTCATGAATTGCACAGCTTACACAGATGGAAAGAGAACATGGATCGCGGCTGGCCAGGAGAGCCACTGTCAGCTGTACAACGTAAATACTAAAGTAGTGACTGTAGAGAATGGGAAAGTTATTAAAGGATCTAATGACAGCACCAAGGATGGAGTTAGGCACAGAAAAGGTTCTGAGAAGACAGAGGAAACCTTAAGGGaaaagatagaagaaattaAGGATGACAATTCTAATATTAAAAGCAAAAAGTTACAGTTAAAAGTGAAGCCAGCTGACAGTGTACAGACAGATTTTAG CGAAGACGAACCCCTCCAGAGGATCGTTAGAATAAGtttgaatggaaaattcaTGGCTACTGGTGGAACAGACTGTCACGTTAGATTGTGGAAATTTCcgcaattacataaaattcacaatCTCGAAGCACATACAAAAGAAATCGACGATATAGATTTTAGTCCAGACAGTACACTGGTTGCAAGTATTGCAAAAGATGGTAAAGCTTTTCTGTGGAATGTAAGTAGCGGAGCCAAGGACAAGGAATTAACCTGGTCGCCTCCAGATGGTTTGAAGTACATGTACAAAAGATGTCGATTTCGAAAATTAGAAGAGGCGAAATCGAAAACACAATTGTTCATGCTCTCCAATGCAGTTGTTGGAAAGAATCCTAGTTTTCTACAGATGTGGGACATCGATTCTGGAAGTATAGTAAAAACAGTTCCTTATAAAGAAACTCTGTCTGCTCTGGCAGTGTCGGACGATGGAAAATTCGTGGCTGTTGGAACGATGTTCTCCGGTAGTGTCGACATATACGTTGCATTCAGTTTAAGGAGAGCTTTGCATGTACCGGGTGCACACAGCATGTTCGTGACTGGCCTAGAATTCTTACCAACCAAATTGGACGGCCCTGCGATTACAAGCAACACGGAAACTGCTGTTGTCAGCATTTCTGTGGACAACAAAATCTGCATACACAGTATACCATTTAGAC ATACACTGCCATTCTGGTTCGTTATCGTTCTGATTATTTTGAGTGTCTGTGGtgcattcattttttgtaGCTACCTCGGGATATGA
- the LOC128878658 gene encoding uncharacterized protein LOC128878658 isoform X1, with protein sequence MSWEYLISWIKPRKLEWEQRARKFQSYMYLIFGGIQYQSYKKNEYHVLDTDIYFVLYVLPNNISTWRSNGNKADNIANKIRKTIVHVYKRYSRASTLRIGFIFLYCKGTYKEFHLPIFRVYTSDKDDECFYVDTHCRIYDSWLSWKNDNKLPMLKYCYPLNGFYTCSNDHEDISDRKREPILEFGSSPACKLVARLGRMLDVGSEIARYSNMFVGLISLFTSLDSITTMFAGVVGVAGAVYGAARSVQCLVDKNRHETSLLDAESLMHGLNILMIPPHVIMAVVNTPLPLRYLSQAISPRDILTTGAQKILSLTSTQRFGLIVLTLVLHQQISEYLNTTHSNANKHIDKIEAFNLRSLINFERQSMPNTIVAKTCKNKEKDLKKFEEKCKNVFARLNITDKNLIQATTVVISKLNCNHVADVINLIELEYAGKSKLRYDTFLSELQTESDITEQFVANIKKDCEEAESITKKNLLKFCNNYTAVYHYRKHKAEFGSDTSMKVYLCDIPNELFQNKYLYSYDYDQSKELRVITYTNINGFQYGVLKQERKQVLRIATIYKNEKFFQNWEIKWPEARGKLQFLIE encoded by the exons ATGTCGTGGGAATACCTAATTTCATGGATCAAACCGAGGAAGCTGGAGTGGGAACAGAGAGCACGCAAATTCCAAAGTTATATGTACTTGATATTTGGAGGTATACAATACCAGTcatacaagaaaaatgaatatcatGTATTAGACACGgacatttatttcgttttatatgTACTCCCAAACAACATAAGTACATGGAGAAGCAATGGTAACAAAGCAGATAATATCGCCAATAAGATCAGAAAGACGATAGTACACGTTTATAAAAGATACTCGCGTGCTTCGACGCTACGGAtcggttttatttttctttattgcaAGGGTACTTATAAAGAATTTCATCTACCAATATTTCGTGTATATACGAGCGATAAGGACGACGAGTGTTTCTACGTTGATACGCATTGCCGTATATACGATTCGTGGCTTAGTTGGAAGAATGACAACAAACTTCCAATGTTGAAATATTGTTACCCGTTGAATGGCTTTTACACTTGTTCCAACGATCATGAAGACATATCCGACAGAAAACGCGAACCAATCTTGGAGTTCGGTTCATCGCCAGCGTGTAAATTGGTCGCGCGTTTAGGAAGGATGTTAGATGTTGGTAGCGAAATTGCTAGATATAGTAACATGTTTGTAGGGTTGATATCTTTGTTTACTTCCCTCGATTCTATCACAACCATGTTCGCCGGAGTAGTTGGCGTTGCGGGTGCAGTATATGGAGCAGCGAGGAGCGTTCAATGTTTGGTAGACAAAAACAGACACGAAACGAGTCTGCTTGACGCGGAATCCCTGATGCACGGATTAAACATTCTAATGATACCTCCTCACGTGATAATGGCCGTAGTAAATACCCCTTTACCCCTTCGATACCTGAGCCAGGCCATTTCTCCGCGGGATATTTTAACAACTGGCGCACAAAAAATACTATCTCTTACGTCCACTCAACGATTTGGTTTAATTGTCTTAACTCTCGTTTTGCACCAACAAATAtcagaatatttaaacacgACACATTCAAATGCAAACAAACACATTGATAAAATAGAAGCATTCAATTTGAGAAGCCTTATAAACTTTGAAAGGCAATCTATGCCTAATACGATCGTTGCGAAAACttgtaaaaacaaagaaaaggatttgaagaaatttgaagaaaagtgCAAAAATGTGTTCGCAAGATTGAATATTACCGATAAGAATCTAATACAAGCGACGACGGtcgtaatttcaaaattaaattgtaatcatgtTGCTGATGTAATTAACTTAATTGAACTAGAATATGCAG gTAAATCCAAATTGCGATATGACACATTTCTGTCGGAGTTGCAAACGGAATCCGATATTACGGAACAATTCGTCgctaatattaaaaaagactGTGAAGAGGCCGAGAGTATCACAAAAAAGAACCTTTTAAAGTTCTGTAACAATTATACGGCTGTTTACCACTACAGGAAACACAAAGCTGAATTCGGAAGTGACACTTCGATGAAGGTGTACCTCTGTGATATACCAAACGAGCTATTCCAGAATAAGTATCTTTACAGTTACGATTACGATCAAAGTAAAGAGTTAAGGGTTATAACTTATACGAATATAAACGGTTTTCAATATGGAGTATTGAAACAAGAAAGGAAACAAGTGCTACGTATCGCGAcaatatataagaatgaaaaatttttccaGAACTGGGAAATTAAATGGCCAGAGGCTCGAgggaaattacaatttcttatCGAATAA
- the LOC128878660 gene encoding ovalbumin-related protein X, whose translation MHLPKGNLLVACLISIAMAANADTDQALYAVSQGTSQFSSSLFQAAVKENSDNLVVSPVSIGIVLAMATYGARGETERQLKEALHIPTDSVGLSGYQALIDTLNGTMENELDFPNKVFINEKFSIKPSYQELMTNYFRSTAQSVNFNDPNEAANAINTWIQENTKDRIKNVVGPSDFDGETPLVLVNAAYFKGQWKQKFNPWMTERLTFHVNETAEKDVPTMHMKGTFNYGSIPHLNAKFIELPYKGDNFSMVIILPNEISGLAEVEKELQNTSVISILNQGSKQKVQLYLPKFKIESSIKLNNVLKNMGLTDMFAKHANFSGISDEKLYVDKVLHKASMEVNEEGSEAAAATVVEFAAGSALVFNEEPVPYMRIDHPFIYSCIYKTENKEADVIQLFTGHVIDPES comes from the exons ATGCATTTAC CTAAAGGGAACCTGCTGGTAGCGTGCCTTATTTCGATAGCAATGGCAGCAAATGCAGATACCGATCAAGCACTCTATGCCGTTTCACAAGGGACAAGTCAATTTTCATCGTCGCTATTTCAG GCTGCTGTAAAAGAGAATTCAGACAATCTTGTAGTGTCTCCTGTTAGTATAGGCATAGTTCTTGCTATGGCTACATATGGTGCTCGCGGAGAAACAGAAAGGCAACTAAAAGAAGCCCTTCATATACCAACTGATAGTGTTGGTCTATCTGGTTACCAAGCACTTATTGATACTCTCAAT GGTACTATGGAAAATGAActtgattttccaaataaagtcttcataaatgaaaagttttcTATAAAACCAAGTTATCAAGAATTGATGACAAACTACTTCCGTTCTACCGCGCAATCGGTAAACTTCAACGATCCTAACGAGGCTGCAAACGCCATTAACACGTGGATTCAGGAAAACACAAAGGATCGCATTAAGAACGTTGTTGGCCCTA GTGATTTTGATGGCGAAACGCCATTAGTACTTGTTAACGCAGCATACTTTAAAGGTCAGTGGAAACAGAAATTCAATCCTTGGATGACCGAGAGATTAACATTCCACGTTAACGAGACTGCAGAAAAAGATGTTCCTACCATGCATATGAAGGGCACTTTCAATTATGGCAGTATTCCGCATTTGAACgcaaaatttatcgaattaccATACaag GGAGATAACTTTAGCATGGTCATCATTCTTCCGAATGAAATCAGTGGTCTAGCCGAGGTTGAGAAGGAATTGCAAAATACAAGTGTTATCAGTATCCTGAATCAGGGATCAAAACAGAAAGTGCAACTTTATTTGCCAAAATTCAAGATCGAGAGCAGCATAAAGCTCAACAATGTGCTAAAAAAC ATGGGTTTGACTGACATGTTCGCCAAACACGCTAACTTTTCTGGCATTTCTGACGAGAAGCTGTATGTTGACAAAGTTTTACACAAAGCATCTATGGAAGTGAACGAAGAAGGTAGCGAAGCTGCTGCTGCCACTG TTGTAGAATTTGCAGCGGGAAGTGCTCttgtttttaatgaagaaCCAGTTCCGTATATGAGGATCGATCACCCATTTATCTATAGCTGTATCTACAAAACGGAAAATAAGGAAGCGGACGTTATACAGTTGTTTACCGGACACGTTATCGATCCTGAAAGTTAA
- the LOC128878659 gene encoding NADH dehydrogenase [ubiquinone] flavoprotein 1, mitochondrial, translating to MAGAIVRCLQIPRRQLGLLGATLSNQQQRTLADAAPEGKKRGGPLADQDRIFTNLYGRHDWRLKGAMQRGDWYKTKEILDKGADWIINEIKVSGLRGRGGAGFPSGMKWSFMNKPSDGRPKYLVINGDEGEPGTCKDREILRHDPHKLVEGCLIAGRAMGACAAYIYIRGEFYNEASNMQVAIAEAYQAGLIGKNACGSGYDFDIFVQRGAGAYICGEETALIESIEGKQGKPRLKPPFPADVGLFGCPTTVTNVETVAVAPTICRRGGTWFASFGRPRNHGTKLFNISGHVNNPCTVEEEMSIPLKELIERHAGGVIGGWDNLMGVIPGGSSTPVIPKSVCDTVLLDFDDLVRVQTSFGTAAVIVMNKQTDIIKAITRLISFYKHESCGQCTPCREGISWMFKILKRFGEGEAEQHEIDMLWELTKQIELHTICALADGAAWPVQGLIRHFRPEIEARIKGRKQAVSN from the exons ATGGCTGGTGCCATAGTGCGTTGTTTGCAAATCCCGAGGAGACAATTGG GTCTCCTTGGAGCGACTTTAAGCAACCAGCAACAGAGAACACTTGCCGATGCCGCACCAGAAGGAAAG AAAAGGGGTGGGCCTCTGGCTGACCAGGATCGTATCTTTACGAACTTGTACGGCAGACATGATTGGAGGTTGAAGGGTGCTATGCAGAGGGGGGACTGGTataaaactaaagaaattttGGATAAGGGTGCAGACTGGATCATCAATGAAATCAAGGTCTCCGGTCTGAGAGGTCGCGGAGGTGCTGGTTTTCCATCTGGCATGAAATGGTCTTTCATGAACAAGCCATCTGATGGCAGGCCAAAGTATTTGGTAATCAATGGAGATGAAGGAGAACCCGGTACCTGCAAGGATCGAGAAATCCTTCGACATGACCCCCATAAGTTGGTGGAGGGTTGTCTCATCGCTGGTCGTGCTATGGGAGCTTGTGCTGCTTACATCTACATTCGTGGTGAATTTTACAATGAAGCATCTAACATGCAAGTGGCAATAGCAGAGGCTTATCAAGCTGGTCTGATTGGAAAGAATGCCTGTGGTTCTGGCTATGATTTTGATATCTTTGTACAACGTGGAGCTGGAGCATACATTTGTGGAGAGGAGACAGCTCTTATCGAATCCATTGAGGGAAAGCAAGGAAAGCCTAGACTAAAACCACCTTTTCCAGCTGATGTTGGATTGTTTGGATGCCCTACCACTGTTACTAATGTGGAGACAGTTGCTGTGGCTCCT ACCATTTGTCGACGAGGCGGAACGTGGTTTGCATCATTCGGTCGTCCGCGTAATCACGGCACGAAATTATTCAACATATCGGGACATGTGAACAATCCGTGCACTGTGGAGGAAGAAATGTCCATACCTTTGAAAGAACTGATAGAAAGGCATGCCGGAGGAGTAATTGGTGGATGGGATAATTTGATGGGTGTAATCCCTGGTGGATCTTCTACTCCTGTCATTCCCAAAAG CGTCTGCGATACAGTATTGTTAGACTTCGATGACCTCGTGAGGGTGCAAACCTCCTTTGGCACAGCAGCTGTGATCGTAATGAATAAGCAAACGGACATCATTAAGGCCATCACGCGTTTGATCAGCTTTTACAAACACGAATCCTGCGGACAGTGTACCCCGTGCCGCGAAGGAATCAGTTGGATGTTCAAAATCCTCAAAAG GTTCGGTGAGGGAGAAGCTGAGCAGCACGAGATAGACATGCTGTGGGAGCTGACCAAACAAATTGAACTGCACACTATCTGCGCCTTGGCGGATGGTGCTGCGTGGCCGGTACAGGGTCTGATCAGGCATTTCAGACCGGAAATAGAAGCGCGCATTAAGGGGCGCAAACAAGCcgtttccaattaa